The DNA sequence ATCCCTCTTCCGCATTCACCGGGACGTCCGCTTCTCCAAGGACAAGAGCCCCTACAAGACGCATGTGGGGATCCACTTCCGCCATGAGCAGGCCCGGACGGCGCACGCGCCCGGGTTCTACCTGCACCTGGAGCCGGGCCAGGTCTTCCTGGGCGCGGGGATCTGGCGCCCCGAGCGGCCTGCGCTGGAACGGATCCGGGAGCGCCTGGGCGAGGAGCCCCGGGTCTGGAAGCGGGTCCGGGACGGCAAGCGGTTCCGCGATCGCTTCGACCTGTCGGGGGAGTCGCTCAGCCGGGTGCCGAGGGGCTATGCGGCCGATCATCCCGTGGTCGACGATCTCAGACGCAAGGACTTCATCGCCGTGGCGCCCCTGGAGGTGGAGACGGCGTGCGGGCCTGGACTCCTCAAGGAGTTGGGTGCCCTTTGTCGGGATGCGGGCCCGTTCGTCCGGTTTCTGTGCGAGGCGCTCGAGGTCGCCTTCTAGGAAGCTCCGCGCGCGTGAGGGGACCCGCGCCTGGCCCCCGGGCGGGAACACGCGCCGCTCGGCCCCGCTAGTACTTCGGTGATGAGACGGACCACGTCGGCCTGGATGATGGTGTGGGTGGCTCTGGCCGCGACCCCAGCGGCCGCGCAGATCCGCGGGCGCGTCACGGACACGGAGGGCACTCCACTTCGGGACGTGCTGGTGGAAGCGTGGAGCTCGTCGGACCGCCTGGCGGGGACGCGGACCGACGCAGAGGGGCGCTTCACGTTCACGCGTCCCATCGCTGAACGCGCCCACAGCCTCTACCTCTATCGCTACGGCTACCAGGCGATCCGCCCGCGCGTGGAGCCGGGTCTGGTCGACTACGAGCTCCGCATGGCTGCGGATCCGGTGGTCATCGAGGGTTTGGTGGTGGATGTGGCCCAGCCAGTGTGCCGGCCCGACGAGGACGGCGAGGCCCGGGCGCTGTGGGAGGCCGCCAGCGCGCGCTACGATCGGTCGCTGGAGCGTCTCGGGATCGCCACCTATCTGGCGTCCACCATCGTGGCGCTGCCCGTGTCCGAATTGGGTCCCGTGCGGGTCGATCAACCCGGCACGGAGCAACGGGGCTCGGCTCCGCTCTTCCGCGCCAGTTGGCGCCGCCGCGTGGAGCGCAGCGGCTACGCGCGGCGGCTCTCCGCTCCGAGCCCAGACGGCATGTTCGAGGCCTGGGGGTACCCGCCGCTGGAGGCGGACTTCTCCACGCACTTCGTGGATCCGGTCTTCGGGAAGCTGCATCGCTTCACCATCGAGGACACCACCTCCGAGGGGTGGCTGATCCGCTTCTGTCCGCGGAACGAGGGAAAGCCCTCCATCCGGGGGATCCTCAAGATCGCGCCGGATACGACGGTGGCCTACGCGGAGTGGTCCTTCGATACGCCGGAGCCCGCGGAGGGCGCAGGCGGCAGAGTCGTGTTCGCCAGCGCCGCCCCGGGTGGACGCCGGTGGGCGTTGCCCACCGAGGGGATGTTCTGGCGACGCGGCGACGGAGGGAAATACCGGGAGCGCTACCAGCGCTACGAGGGTTGGCTGGTCTCTCCGGGCGACTCGGTTCCCTTCTTGCCGGTCCGGGAGGGCGTGCGCGCGTCCAGGTGACGCGGGAACGGGCTTGCCTGCCGGCGAGCCTTCGTGGTAAGACGTCTCCCCATGAGACGACTGCTGCTACTGCGTCACGCGAAGTCGAGTTGGGATGACGCTTCCTTGGACGACTTCGAGCGTCCGCTCGCCGCGCGGGGGCGCAACGACGCACCGCGGATGGCGCGCTACCTCTGGGAGAACGATCTGCTCCCCGATGTCGCGCTTTGCTCGCCGGCCAGGCGCGCCGCCGAGACCTGGGAAGCCGTCGCGCCGCTCCTGGGCGGACGCGTTCCGGTCGAGTACGATCGCTCACTCTACATGGCCGCGCCCTCCACGCTGTTGCGTCTGGTGCAGTCCCAGCCCCTCGAGCATTCCAGTGTGCTCGTGCTCGGGCACAATCCGGGATTGGAGGAGGCGGCCTGCCGTCTCGTGGTCGACGGGTCCGAGCGGGATCTGGAGCGCATGACCCTCAAGTATCCGACGTGCGCGTTGGCGGTGATCGACTTCCCCTGTGAGTTGTGGGGAGAGGTGGATTGGGGCCAGGGACGCTTGCAGCGTTTCGTACGCCCCAGGGACCTGAACGGCTAGCCCATGACGGAGGCGCTGGGTCCGCTCCGGAAGAGCACAGGATTGTCGATCTACTATCTGGGCGGGACGATCTTCTTCTGGGGGTTGGATGCGCTCGTGCACGTTCCGGTTCGCGTAGCGCTGGCAACGCCGCTGCAGAGAGGCGCCTACTATGCGGGGCTGCTGGCCCTCGGCCTGGTCTGCCGCGCCCGCCCCCGCTGGGCTCCGGTCGTGGGCATCGTGGAGAGCACAGTGAACCTGACTCTGCTGTTCGTGGGGTTGTGGCTTCCCATCCTGGCCCTGTCCGACCAGGTGCTGGCGGGAGGGGAAGGGCAGGCACCGTTCTCGGTCTGGCGGGTCCTGAACGCCGCCCTCGCGCTGGGCGTGATGATGATCTCGCTCCGCAGGAGCGAGGCCGCCCTGGGCCGAATGGCGGGTCGCCGCCCGTGAATGCGACCCGGTCCTGGACCCGTCGCGAGTTCGTGGCGGGCGTAGGGGCGGCCTGGGCCGGCTTCGGCCTGCCCTGGCGCCCGGATGTAGTCGCTCCCCTGCGCGTCGATGCCGATCGGCTGCTGTCCTTCTTCCACGGCCTCGAGCGCTACGGCGCCACGCCCGCGGGGGGCATCAGTCGGGTGGCCTATGGCGATGCGGATCTGGCGGCCCGGGCAGCCGTTGCCGACCACATGCGCGCGGCCGGTCTCGACGTGTCCGTCGATGTGGCCGGCAACCTGATCGGCCGGACGTCAGGCTCCGCCGATCTGCCCCCACTGGTGGTGGGCTCTCACATCGACTCGGTACCGGACGGAGGAAACTTCGACGGCCAGGTCGGATCGGCGGGGGCGTTGGAGGTAGCCCACGCGCTGCGCGAACACGGAGTGCGCCTCCGCCATCCTCTGGAAGTGATCGTCTTCCCCAACGAGGAGGGGGGGAAGACGGGATCGCGAGCCCTCGCCGGGGAGGTGGGAGCAGAGGAGCTGACGCTGATGACGGCCAGCGGGTTCTCGATCGGGGAGGGGACCCGACGCATCGGGGGAGACCCCGACCGCCTCCGCGAAGCAGCGCGTGCGCCCGGGAGTGTGGCTGCGTTCTTCGAGTTGCATGTCGAGCAGGGCGGTGTCCTGGACGCACGAGGCGTTCCGATCGGCGTGGTGGAGGGGATCGTCGGCATCCGGCGCTGGCGGGTGAGCGTGGAGGGTCACCAGAACCACGCCGGCACCACTCCCATGTCAGACCGTACCGACGCGCTGGTGATCGCGTCCCGCATCGTCGTCGCGATCGACGAGCTCATGAAGACCACGCCTGGCACCCACGTCGGGACGGTCGGACGGATCGAGGCCTTCCCCGGTGCGCCCAACGTCATCGCCGGCCGCGTCGAGCACACGCTCGAGATACGGGACCTGCGGATGGAGGTCATCGACCAGCTCTTCGAGCAGGTGAGGATCAGGTCGGAGGCGATCGCCGGCGCTGCGGGTGGCGCTGTTCGCTTTGAACCCTTCTACATCAGCCACGCGGCACCGACGGCCGAGCCGCTCCGGCGACATATCGAGGACGCGGCGGATGCAGTGGGGCTGGTGCACCTGCGCATGCCCAGCGGTGCCGGGCACGACGCACAGAGCATGGCGCGGCTGGGGCCGATCGGCATGATCTTCGTGCCCAGCACCGGGGGCATCAGCCATTCGCCTGCCGAGCACACCGACGACGCCCGTATCGTGGAGGGTACCGAGGTGTTGCTGAACGCGCTGCTCGCGGCAGACGCGGACTGAGGCCTCAGAACCGGTAGTCGATCGCCTCCGCCCAGCCGTCGATCCTGAGCAGGACACGTCCGCTGGAAGCGCGATAGGCCGAGCGGAACGCAACGGCGATCGGCTCGAGGCTGAAGCGGAGCGAGGAGGTGAGCAGCGCGTCGCAGGGATCGTCCCCGTCGTCGTGCGCCAGGAACGCCTGCATCTGGACTGGATCGGATTCCTGGAAGCTGCCCGCGGCCACCAGCTGGAAGCGGTGTTCCGCGCACCCGCCTCCATACTCGATGTCCAGATGAAGGACGTCCCCTTCCAGGCGGGTTCGCACGATCTGGACGGGATCGCGCGGCCACAAAGCTGCGGCCCCTTCCGAGGACAGGGCGACGGAGGAGCCGACGTCGAACAACACCGCGTCAGGCATCGTGGACGAGCTGCAGGCGGCCAGGACGCACGACCCCAGACCGGCAACCAGGGCGTTCCATCTCACGGACGTTCTCCTGTACGGGCTGGTGGGAAACGCTTCGCGGGAGGGGAACGTGACGGGGACGCTCTGGCTGCGCTGCCTCGGTGCAGGGGCGTGGCGCTCCCCAGGCGGGGTGCCCCCGGCCACCGCGAGCGGCTAACCCCGGAAGCGCGCGGCCAGCCGCGACAGCGCGCCCACCAGGTCCGGCTTGAGATCGAGCAGACCCTCGAAGGGGTCACTGCGCTGCCGGCGCAGGCGTGCCGGAACAGTGCGAATGGTGTGGTCCTTGAGGTCGAGCTTGGAGCCCACCTCTCGCCAGTGCAGGGGCGTCGACACGGGAGCTCCCGGGAGTGGCCGCACGGAGAACGGCGCCACCAGAAGCTGACCGGGGCGGTTCTGCAGGTAGTCGATGTAGACCTTTCCCTCTCGCTTCTTGGGGTTGCGGGTGATCGTCGCCTGTTCGGGGAGCTCCTGCACCACAACGCGGGCCAGCAGCTCGCCCATGGTCCGGGATTGCTCGTAGGTGCAGCGTCCACCCAGCGGAAGCAACACGTGCAGTCCGGTCGATCCCGACGTCTTCACGAAGGCCGGCAGATCGATCTCCTCGGTGACCGAGCGGATCAGCTTGGCACAGCGGACGACATCGCTGAAGGGCGCCTCCTTGGGATCGAGATCCAGGATGCACCAGTCTGGGGCTTGCAGCGTGGCCACCCGGCTGGACCAGACGTGCAGGGGAATGGCGGCGGAGTTGGCTACGTAGAGCAGCGACTCCAGATCGTCGCACACGAAGTAGCGCAGTTCCTTCTCGGAGCCCTCGCTCCAGATGGACTCGATGCGCAACCAGTCCGGAGCGAAGTCCGGAGCGTTCTTCTGGTAGAACGACTTGCCTTCGATTCCGTCCGGATAGCGAGTGAGCACGAGCGGACGGTCTGCGAGATAGGGGAGCAACCAGGGAGCGATGGTCCGGTAATACTCGATGAGGTCTCCCTTCGTGTAGCCCTCGTCGGGCCAGAACACCTTGTCGAGGTTGCTGTAGTGCACCACGCGCACCACCGCGTCGTCCTTGACCTCGACGGGCTCCTCCAGCGCGCCCACGTGCTCGCGCCGGATGCAGTCTCCGGGGGGCTTGTCCTCCCGAAGTCGCAGGAAGGCCGGGTGGCGGAGCATGCCGTCGTCGGTGACCTCCTTGTAGCGGACCTCGACCACCATCTCCGGGGCGACCCAGTGGTGCGAAGCGCCCCGCGGCACGGGCCCGTGTTCCGGGGGCTCCGCCGTCCCGAGCTCGTCCAGGGCGTCGCGAAGGGAACGCGTCGTCTTCTGATCGAACCCGGTCCCCACGCGCCCCGCGTACACGAGCGATCCATCCTCGTCGTACTGCCCCAGGTGCAGCGCTCCGAATCCATCGCGGGAGCCTTTTCCGTCGGTGAAGCCCACCACCACGAAGTCGTCGGTCTGCTCGACGCGCACCTTGATCCACTTGGCCGAGCGGCCCCGCACGTAGGGGGACCCGGCATCCTTGCCCACGATGCCCTCGAGGTGCATGCGGGACGCGTGTGCGAACATCGCTTCACCGTGTGTCTCGACGTGGTCCGAATACCGGATCGGTCCGACGGGGGGCAGGATCCGCTGCAGGAGCGCCTTCCGCTCGATCAACGGCAGCGAGCGCAGATCGAACCCTTCCAGAGCCAGCAGATCGAAGGCGTAGAGTTGCGCTGGCAGCTCCACGGAGGCGCGCAGGATGTCGGTCTTGCGCTGGAGCCGCCCCCGCTTCTGTAAGCGCTGGAAGCTGGGCAGCCCCTGCTCGTCGTGGACGACCGCCTCGCCATCGAGCAGCACACCCTCGTAGGGAAGGCCACGGAGCGCGCGCTCCAACTCGGGGAACGTGGCGGTGAGGTCGTTCCCGTTGCGGGAGATCAAACGCGCGCGTCCCTCGGCCTGGTGCCCGAGCAGTCGGTACCCGTCGTACTTGATCTCGAAGATCCAGCCCTCGCGCGTGAATGCCTGCGGGCGTGCCTCGGCGAACATCATCGAGACGCTGCGCGGATCCAGATCCGCTGCGGGAGCGCCCAGGCGCTCCGCCTCGGCGCGCAGGGCTGGCCGAGGACTGAAACCGCTGGCCACCTGTTCGGCGGTCAGTCCGGAGAAGATGGACTGGGGCGAATAGAGCTCGGTTCCTTCTTCGCGCACCCAGCCGTCCCGCTCCTTGATCAGGAGCCAGTCGGTCTTGGTGCGCACGAGGGTCCAGCGGCCCTGGAGCTTGTAGCCTCGCAGGTTGAAGAGGAGCTTGCCGCTTTCCAGGCCGACGTCCGGGTCCTCCAGGGGGATCCAGGTGCCGGTGTCCCAGACGATCACCCCGCCGGCCCCGTAGTTCCCCTCCGGGATGACCCCCTCGAAGTCCACGTACTCGAGCGGATGGTCCTCGGTGTGCACGGCCAGGCGCTTGTCCGCAGGGTTGGGGGAGGGCCCCCGGGGAACGGCCCAGGAGAGCAGCACGCCGTTCAACTCCAGGCGCAGGTCGTAGTGCAGCCGGGAGGCCGCATGCATCTGGACCACGAAGCGGTTGGCGCCCGGAAGCGCGCGGCCGCCGAAGGGCTCCGGGGTGGCCGCGGGCGATCGCTTTGCGCGGTATGGCTTTAGGCGGTCGGGGTTTCTTGCCGGCATGGACGTGAGACTATATTCTTCCGACCATGAGCGCACGTCCGATCGCCGCGGCCACCATCTCGTTCGGGCTCGTGTCGATTCCCACCAAGCTCTACTCCACGGCCGAGTCCTCGGCCCGGGTCTCGTTCAACTGGCTCAACAAGGCCACCGGCAAGCGGGTCAAGCAGCAGTACATCGATCCGTCCAGCGACAAGGTCGTGCCGCGTGACGAGATGATCAAAGGCTACGAGTTCGCCAAGGATCAGTACGTTACGTTCGAGCCCGAGGAGCTCAAGGCCATCGAGGCCCAATCCACGAACCTGATCGAGATCACCGAGTTCGTACCGGCCGACCAGGTGGACCGGCTGTTCTACGATCGGGGCTACTACCTCGGTCCGGACAAGGGAGGCGCCCAGGCCTATCGCCTGCTCTCGGCCGCCCTGCGCGAGACCAATCGTGTGGCCATCGGCAAGTACGCCGCTCGGGGGCGCACCAACCTGGTCATGATCCGCCCGGTGGACGACGGTCTGATGCTGGAGCAGCTCTACTTCCCGGAGGAGCTTCGCGCGTTCTCGGAGGTGGACCTGGAACCGGGTCAGGTGGACGACGCGCAACTCAAGCTCGCCGTGCAGCTCATCAACCAGGCCGCGCACGACGAGTTCGACGCCTCCAAGTACCACGACGAGGTCCAGGCGCGCGTCCAGGAGTTGATCCAGAAGAAGATCGACGGAGAACAGATCACCGTCTCCGCGGAAGTGGAG is a window from the Gemmatimonadota bacterium genome containing:
- a CDS encoding DUF2461 domain-containing protein; this translates as MPATYFSPELFRFLADLKANNERSWFEAHRDRYEQHLKGPALRFIEDFAPHLQKVSPHFRADPRPVGGSLFRIHRDVRFSKDKSPYKTHVGIHFRHEQARTAHAPGFYLHLEPGQVFLGAGIWRPERPALERIRERLGEEPRVWKRVRDGKRFRDRFDLSGESLSRVPRGYAADHPVVDDLRRKDFIAVAPLEVETACGPGLLKELGALCRDAGPFVRFLCEALEVAF
- a CDS encoding carboxypeptidase-like regulatory domain-containing protein, producing MRRTTSAWMMVWVALAATPAAAQIRGRVTDTEGTPLRDVLVEAWSSSDRLAGTRTDAEGRFTFTRPIAERAHSLYLYRYGYQAIRPRVEPGLVDYELRMAADPVVIEGLVVDVAQPVCRPDEDGEARALWEAASARYDRSLERLGIATYLASTIVALPVSELGPVRVDQPGTEQRGSAPLFRASWRRRVERSGYARRLSAPSPDGMFEAWGYPPLEADFSTHFVDPVFGKLHRFTIEDTTSEGWLIRFCPRNEGKPSIRGILKIAPDTTVAYAEWSFDTPEPAEGAGGRVVFASAAPGGRRWALPTEGMFWRRGDGGKYRERYQRYEGWLVSPGDSVPFLPVREGVRASR
- a CDS encoding histidine phosphatase family protein, which codes for MRRLLLLRHAKSSWDDASLDDFERPLAARGRNDAPRMARYLWENDLLPDVALCSPARRAAETWEAVAPLLGGRVPVEYDRSLYMAAPSTLLRLVQSQPLEHSSVLVLGHNPGLEEAACRLVVDGSERDLERMTLKYPTCALAVIDFPCELWGEVDWGQGRLQRFVRPRDLNG
- a CDS encoding Zn-dependent hydrolase — its product is MNATRSWTRREFVAGVGAAWAGFGLPWRPDVVAPLRVDADRLLSFFHGLERYGATPAGGISRVAYGDADLAARAAVADHMRAAGLDVSVDVAGNLIGRTSGSADLPPLVVGSHIDSVPDGGNFDGQVGSAGALEVAHALREHGVRLRHPLEVIVFPNEEGGKTGSRALAGEVGAEELTLMTASGFSIGEGTRRIGGDPDRLREAARAPGSVAAFFELHVEQGGVLDARGVPIGVVEGIVGIRRWRVSVEGHQNHAGTTPMSDRTDALVIASRIVVAIDELMKTTPGTHVGTVGRIEAFPGAPNVIAGRVEHTLEIRDLRMEVIDQLFEQVRIRSEAIAGAAGGAVRFEPFYISHAAPTAEPLRRHIEDAADAVGLVHLRMPSGAGHDAQSMARLGPIGMIFVPSTGGISHSPAEHTDDARIVEGTEVLLNALLAADAD
- the ligD gene encoding DNA ligase D yields the protein MPARNPDRLKPYRAKRSPAATPEPFGGRALPGANRFVVQMHAASRLHYDLRLELNGVLLSWAVPRGPSPNPADKRLAVHTEDHPLEYVDFEGVIPEGNYGAGGVIVWDTGTWIPLEDPDVGLESGKLLFNLRGYKLQGRWTLVRTKTDWLLIKERDGWVREEGTELYSPQSIFSGLTAEQVASGFSPRPALRAEAERLGAPAADLDPRSVSMMFAEARPQAFTREGWIFEIKYDGYRLLGHQAEGRARLISRNGNDLTATFPELERALRGLPYEGVLLDGEAVVHDEQGLPSFQRLQKRGRLQRKTDILRASVELPAQLYAFDLLALEGFDLRSLPLIERKALLQRILPPVGPIRYSDHVETHGEAMFAHASRMHLEGIVGKDAGSPYVRGRSAKWIKVRVEQTDDFVVVGFTDGKGSRDGFGALHLGQYDEDGSLVYAGRVGTGFDQKTTRSLRDALDELGTAEPPEHGPVPRGASHHWVAPEMVVEVRYKEVTDDGMLRHPAFLRLREDKPPGDCIRREHVGALEEPVEVKDDAVVRVVHYSNLDKVFWPDEGYTKGDLIEYYRTIAPWLLPYLADRPLVLTRYPDGIEGKSFYQKNAPDFAPDWLRIESIWSEGSEKELRYFVCDDLESLLYVANSAAIPLHVWSSRVATLQAPDWCILDLDPKEAPFSDVVRCAKLIRSVTEEIDLPAFVKTSGSTGLHVLLPLGGRCTYEQSRTMGELLARVVVQELPEQATITRNPKKREGKVYIDYLQNRPGQLLVAPFSVRPLPGAPVSTPLHWREVGSKLDLKDHTIRTVPARLRRQRSDPFEGLLDLKPDLVGALSRLAARFRG
- a CDS encoding Ku protein, which gives rise to MSARPIAAATISFGLVSIPTKLYSTAESSARVSFNWLNKATGKRVKQQYIDPSSDKVVPRDEMIKGYEFAKDQYVTFEPEELKAIEAQSTNLIEITEFVPADQVDRLFYDRGYYLGPDKGGAQAYRLLSAALRETNRVAIGKYAARGRTNLVMIRPVDDGLMLEQLYFPEELRAFSEVDLEPGQVDDAQLKLAVQLINQAAHDEFDASKYHDEVQARVQELIQKKIDGEQITVSAEVEPETKIIDLMEALKASLAAEGAAERKPPARAGKKGEAAKPKKRAAG